The genomic region TTAGTAGAAGCACCAATTCAAATAGTGGACAAGAAGgtcacaaagctaagaaagaaacagattcctatggtgttagtggaatggcggcacagtttaggttctaacttgacgtggaaaatcgaggagttaatgagggcgcgctatccccagttgtttgaccttgaccagattctgaggacggaatcttcttaagggggtagatttgtaacatcatcAATCggacctagctgtaagattactaaattgcccttaagttggtgttgtgttattatatgctttaatttttatttaatgtttattattatttaatgatgtgattaggaccagtttgtgacaagggtcacagaacaagtttttttatttaatttggactccgtttgggttgccaaatgatgtacgaaaaatatcagataactgataaatacccgtgtgttgcacagtgtgggaattaaacccaaataTGATGACTAGTGCTTCCATTTTCTTCATTTGGTTTCCAGatttttcacacacacaaacacacctcGTTCTTCATTCCTTCCAACTACCAAACCCTAGATctaaatccttgttcttgagctcgaatctttcttactatcttgttctttgtgatttactgattctaacaaggtaagaatcataacatttcatgctttaatctttgagaaatttgggtttttgtgtaaagttttacaaagtgagtaatttgggtcaaaatggttagatttgatgttgtttgagtccaaatcttgtgggtttatgtttctacatgtttagtgtcttcgatttggtcagttttaaggtcataatcgagctctagagcaagaattggtcgatatTGGGTGAAACCCGTAGCTTTATTCATcaacttctgcagataaacacagtctgCCGAGTGTCttctgacactcgaccgaccgactcgaccatcgaccgagtatgtatgacccacggccgagtgtgtttgTGAGAGACCGTCAACTAAATTTTTAGCTTGcactttttgatacaaaaattatgtactgtgttgtttgatgttaacggacagaaactaacttgatttgccttatgttcaggtgataaggataaggaagccactcagtagtagattatctgagctggttactggtatttggtgagtgggactaattgGAGAATATAGTaaagagtagcatgttatattatgattgtcatgcttgttagatatacttactgttgtggttagttagtacgttgtgatgactgcatgttagttaatGCTTGTCTGCTGGGGTCCAGTGCgttcctattgtgtggtagcctcggtaggagagatcaacccgcgggttgggttcctcatgtggtagcctagataaTCGAGGTgcatatatatgtgaatgatgcgtccttcgcgtgtggattatatatatacacacggcaGTGGAGgagcttctggtaagccccagtccgatcaactggtggttaatggtttggccgagctgccatagtctctgtagacggcacttgggtgatgtttgtgtgttagactttgtgacatgattagtatgacagttcctgtatactattgcctgtagttagttgtaccCGCTtatcttcgtgctaattcccctacatcctctccctgcaggttgttagcttttgtaagtgatgcattttggggagaagaGGGCATGGTGATGTTACGTTTGACTATGAAGAAACTATGATGTGTCTTTTTCTGTTAAAAATGAATTTTGGTTGTAATGTCACGTGACACTAGAATTATTGTTTAATAAGCCGTTAGACGATTtggatatgtaattaaatatgtttatgttATTGTAATGGTTAATTAATACTAATGCTTCAGCcacgtttaaaaaaaaattagcAGTGTCACATCCTCCCACTCGAACTAAgaaccttcatacccttctcacctatatgcccgagtcttcggtaccATAGAGTAGAACTAGCCCCAACGTCAACCGTAGCAATCACAGTGTCTTTttcaaacacctcaaccatataaagagttcctctTTTATGTCCATGAGCCACGACACTACTACCCTTAATCACCTCTCATTGGCGATTCTTGAAAGTAACCTCAttaccttcttcatctaattgaccaaccgagattaGCTTCCTTTTTAGcttaggaataaacctcacgttTTTCAAAGTCTAATTACAACAAAGAGTAgttttcaatacaacatctcctataCCTTTATTCTTGAGACTTTTGTTGTTTGCCAATCTAACTTTACCTTGATACGACCGAAAATTCTTCATCACGCTTTTAGTGGGTGTAgcgtgaaacgaagctcccgaatccaagacccaagacttcaccgaactttcaatactacataataatgCAACCCCCGTATCTTCAGCGGTCAAGTTAACATCTTTAACTGGAGCATTCTTACAATTTCTTTGataatgccccttttgattgcaacccttttgattgcaacccttTCGCCaccgtaggtttctcatacatgttggagAGTGCCTTCAAACAATTAAATGTTGTCTTTTCATTCATAATATTACCAACAACGTTCTTGGCGAGTGCAAGATGAACTGCACCCAAAGCTTGTCGATCCAAGAGCATCCAATCGGCATTGTTCATGCCTTTGGGTTTGGTCTCTAACAAAGGTTGGTGtagtttcttttgatacaagtagtcttctatttgcatcttccaaaaggcgaAGTCTTTGCCATCAAACCGCTCAATCTTCAATTTACCGTCTTCCGCCATCGATCCCAACTCGAACATTGAGCTCTGATACCAATCGTAAGGATTATATGACCAAACGATAAGATTAGTCACTGAGATTAATCTCCCACTTCGACAAACGAAAGACAATAATACGAAAAATTAAAGAACGTGAGATTTAACGTGGtcatatgtaatcgaatgtcgattactttaatccacggaccaactaaggagattttattgatataattcgtgcACATACATGagggttacaataggatgcttatataggccaaaaacaccttggaaaacaagaaaaacataaatatGGAAACTATCCATCAGACACTAGCCACGCCGCGCCTATATGGGGCCGCGTCGCGCCTCTAAGGCAAAACCCCGGACATACGTTTTCTTCAATCTGATTCTCTTTTCAAGTGTTAGGACGCGGCGCGCCATTCAAGGCCGCGGCACGCCTCTTTACTTGAACCGTTTCTATCgtcttgttttgatatccttcacatccaacatCAATATCAATAAACATAAAACTAAAGTTTATTCTTTTTATCATATAATTTCCTAAATTTTTCATTTATAGTACCTAGTTTTTTTGACGAAAAaaggaattaaaatataaaaaactaAAGATCAAATTAAGTACAACTAATACATACTTTCATAGTCTGATTGATAATATAGACCCGACAATCTACTTGAATACAACAATTGAAACTAGTCCTAACACCTAGCTTTTGTTTTACCCATTAGGACCGGACTTAAAAGCGTCAAAGATATACATAAAGTCAGTAATTTGAGTTTTCAACCCTCCCAAATTTCCATTTTGTATGTTCTAATTAATCTGCTTCCATCGGAGGTTGTTGTGGTTCTTCAACTCTTTGGTGAAGGCTATTAACGGCCACTGGTGAATGGTAGGTGTTGAAGGGGAATGGGGGCAGTGGTGGTTGTGCGAGCCGTAGTGGTTTTGGGTTGTCTGTCGACGGATTGGAGTGTATGTCTTTTCTTTTTTAGGAGCGTCTTTGAATTTGGACCAGACGACGATCTCCCAGTTGGAGATTTAGTTCCAGATCCGTCGGTAGATTCGGTCTTTTTACGAATTGAACATCTTCAGACGGCCAGGGTTAAGTTGTTACGCGCTTGCTGGTGTTTTTTTTGTTATTGTGGTAGCGTTTGACGTTCTCCCGACCATCGTTGTTGTTTATCGTATACGTTTTGTTTATGCTTTTTAGTGCAACTGATTTATAGGTTTCCCGTTTGTTAGATTGGTATGCAATTATTTACTTTCATAGTACTTTGTCGTTTCACCATGTTGGTTAGAATTTGATTTAGGTTACTAGTTATTACCGTTTGTTTTAGTTAGACTGTGAATTCATTATGTGTTAGTTATACTTGTTGATTTTCGAGTCTGTTTAATGTTATTATGCTTtttcaaaaattaaaaaataaataaataaagtttatCGAATACTCCGTATAATAATACACACCATCGCACGGCGGGTAGCACATAGTACTCATATATCCATTTAgtttcgtactaaaaataaaaaacaaCTTAACAAGGTTTTTGAAGACACACCTAGGGCCACGTTACGTATGACACACTAAATGGAAGTCGACAAACTTACTTATTAAAAGTCATCAAACGAAGTTGCCATGCAAATTCCATATGAACCAAATTTCACGCTATTATCGATCTCTACACTTTCTTAGAAATTTCCTTAACTAATACACTTTATTGTTTTCATCGTACTACTTAATCGTATTTTCACATCTATTATATAAGTGTCATACTCATCAATCTTTATATCAATGGAACCAATAAAAGTTCCTAAGTCATTTAGTTGTTTCCCACACAAGGGTTTAATTAAAAGGTTAAGTAGTTTTCGTTCCAAGAGTAACACAACATCAAACTCCACTACGCCTACATTAATCATGTCACCTAAATCTCCAAAACCAAACCCTAACAACAACCGAGAACTCGAGTTTAGATCCGTTTTCGCTCGTTTTGATGCCGACAGCGATGGAAAGATTTCGTCTTTAGAGCTTCGATCATATTTTGGATCGATTGGAGAGTACATGTCACACCAAGAGGCGCAAGGTGTGATCGATGATTTGGATAGTAATGGTGATGGGCTTATTGATTTTGAGGATTTTATGAGGCTTATGAAAGTGAACGATGAACGAGATGATGTGAAGGCCGCGTTTGAGATGTTTGAGTACGAAAAAGGGTGTGGACAGATTAGTCCTAAGAGCTTGCAGAAGACTTTAAGTCGACTTGGGGACTCGAAAACTTATGACGAGTGTTTGCAAATGATTAAGATGTTTGATACTCATGGTAAGGGAGCTGTTGATTTTAATGAGTTCCAACAGATGATGATAGCCTAAAATTGTGTAATTAATCAAGGTGTGTGTTAGTTAAGACTTAAGAAATTGTTAGTTTATATATAAAGTGAATTGGATAGTACCTAATGCTTTGTTAATAATGTCGTAACTTGAAGTGTTTTAGGGGCCAAAAAAAGATAATAGAACGTAGGTGAGAGTGACTACCATATTAACTTTTTTACTCTTATATATACGTATTATAAATATTACACTAACAATTCCAACCACATCCAAGAACTTTCGGCTATGCATGGATAAACATGCATGAAGCCGGCCATAAAGAGATGGTTTTTGATTTAATTGATATCTTCTTAAATTATACTTATCTAAATGTATGTATAGTATTGCCATAAGCCCATAACTTCATTTATCTCCTTCATATTTCTTTGATATATACGTAAATTTTTTATAACAGCTGTACGGGATCACTCAGAAGACTTAACCACTCACGCATTCTTCACCCGCATTGCATAAAATCCCCGACCCCAAGAAGAAAACCTGGCCCAATTCGAAGGCATGGACAATATACCCCCCACCCTTgtccccgcaacgcgatgtgcgaaagACACCCTTGGGGTAATTCAAAGGTAAAAGGGGCAACCTTCTGTGTAATGTTGTACCCACGGGATTCGAACTCCTAACATCTCGCTAAGAGAGACagaccactaccacatgagctaaAACACAAAGttttagttaaaaaaataaaatatcgttattttttataaaaataaaaataaataaataactccaTTCATCTTTGTAATATTTAAGGATAAAAATGACAATGTTGTATTGCTGATGACCTGGCTTTCTATAAGAGAGGTCTAAGTTTCGATCCCATGAGCTGTAAAATATTTTCTTTTGAGGTTACTCGCCCGTTTTATTGGTCTTGGACGTCTTGTGTTCGAGCCTCACTCGAGGGGACTTTACCACACGTGATGCCCGAATGAACTCGCCATGAGGGTGTCTATCGTGAGGGGTGGTAGCACTCTAATGTTCATCACAGGGAATGATTGGGTATGTGGATTCGGACATCGCGTTCGAACCTCCGTCCGTAGCTTCTAAGTGacgttaaaaaatatatatattcaaggATAAAACTTTAGCGAAGAGCCTTTAAACCCTATTCCAACGTGCATGTCCGGAGTCCAAAAACTGCCAAAAACGCCTTTAACACCCCGCTAATGCGGTGTGTTTGGACAACAATTATGTTGGCGTGGTATTTGTAGCACGAGAAGAATAGAAGACGTGTAACATATTTCA from Rutidosis leptorrhynchoides isolate AG116_Rl617_1_P2 chromosome 9, CSIRO_AGI_Rlap_v1, whole genome shotgun sequence harbors:
- the LOC139866918 gene encoding probable calcium-binding protein CML41, with translation MEPIKVPKSFSCFPHKGLIKRLSSFRSKSNTTSNSTTPTLIMSPKSPKPNPNNNRELEFRSVFARFDADSDGKISSLELRSYFGSIGEYMSHQEAQGVIDDLDSNGDGLIDFEDFMRLMKVNDERDDVKAAFEMFEYEKGCGQISPKSLQKTLSRLGDSKTYDECLQMIKMFDTHGKGAVDFNEFQQMMIA